The following DNA comes from Camelina sativa cultivar DH55 chromosome 14, Cs, whole genome shotgun sequence.
aaggagaaggagaagaagagaagtatgAAACATATGAAATTGAAGTGGAGCAGCCTTATGGTTTGAAATTCAGGAAAGGAAGAGATGGTGGGACTTACATTGACGCTATCTTACCCGGTGGATCAGCTGACAAAACCGGAAAATTCACAGTTGGTGATAGGGTCATTGCCACaaggtttgttctttctctaTTCTTGTTCCAATGGGATTAGCTTTGAAAGGCTGAATTTTTTTGACTAGAGCTTTGAAAATTGAGAGTGCAGTGCAGTGTTTGGGACAGAGATTTGGCCTGCAGCTGAGTATGGTAGGACAATGTACACAATCCGTCAGAGAATTGGTCCGTTGCTTATGCAAATGGAGAAAAGAAATGGTTTGTTGaaattcctctgttttgtgttgttgcCTATTCTCTCTGCAAGACTAAATTTGGGTTTGGTTATGTTCAATCACACTTTGTGTTGTGTCCATGTTCTTCTCTTGCAGGTAAAGTGGATGATTCTGGTGAGTTAACAGAGAAGGAAATCATAAGAGCTGAGAGGAACGCCGGATACATTAGCAGTAGATTGAGGGAAATTCAGGTGAGCTCATCTTGTTTAAAAGTATTGTTTATGCGACACCAAAAGTGATACATTTGGCTTGTGTGAGTGAGCTTTGGATTTGGGATTTAAAACTGTAGATGCAAAACTATTTGCGGAAGAAAGAACTGAAAGCTCAACGGGAGAAGGATCTTCGTGAAGGGCTTCAATTTTCCAAGTAAATCCTCAGTGAGTCACCAAAGGTTTTTATAGAAACCGGAGAGTGAGCATTGACATGTGTGTGATTGATGTAGGAATGGTAAATATGAGGAAGCATTGGAGAGGTTTGAGTCAGTGTTAGGTTCTAAACCAACACCAGAAGAATCATCAGTTGCAAGTTACAATGTTGCTTGTTGCTACTCAAAGCTTAATCAGGTAGAAAAGCTTATAAACTTTCAGATATTGCAGTTTGACTTGCAGAGCTAATAGAGTTATTTTGATAGGTTCAAGCTGGCCTCTCGGCTCTGGAAGAAGCGTTGAAGTCAGGATATGAAGATTTTAAGGTAAAGTCCTAGaagttgtgaattgtgatgttTCAGTTGAAAGAGTGAGACAGATGGTGTTGTTTGTTGAAGCtgtgaaatttgttttgtttgcagaGAATCAGAACAGATCCAGATCTAGAAAATGTGAGGAAGTCGAAGGATTTCGATCCACTCCTGAAGCAATTCGATGAATCTTTCATCAACGAGAGTGCCATAAACGCGATCAAGTCCTTGTTTGGCTTTAACAAGAAATAGTTCTCCTAAAGTTTGTCTTTTGATGTGATCTGTTCATAGATTCGCTACTCTTCTTGGCTATACAGAGATTgattcaaaaatttatttgatctaaaggtgttatttttttttacttgtaagATTTTTTAACCGTTTCAGCCAATTTATACATCTTCATATGAAATGACCAAAACATCTTTAAATCTTTGGAACCAAAGTTTCTTGTTCGACGATTTCAGGATATTTCTAAACATTGAGGAATCATGATTTATTCATATGATTGGTTCAAAATTTCAGTTTCACATTACAAATTCTCTTGTTCAAAATCATTACACTCGCAAGCTAAAGTAATCCGTTTCAATTTTAGCCTATCTCCTCTCAGTATCCATATCCTGAAACAAGAGAGGCAAACAGATTCATTAATGAAACATGAATGCAGTGGATCTTTACCAAAGATTCAAGTATTTGAATGTCTAAACAAACCTGAGTTGTCCATTGGGTTGCCAACGGGAACTGGTTCAGGTTCCTTGatctcaacaacaacacagtCCGACATCAAGAAAGTCTTTGCAACCGAAGCTGCGTGTTCCAAGCAACATCTCACAACCTAAAAGCAAGATAAAGCCACTCAGGTTCATGGATCTTTGATAACCAATGTAGTTCGGAAAGACAATTTATgtacatccaaaaaaaaactgaccttTGTTGGATCAATGATTCCTGCAGCCATTAAATCCTCGTACTTGCCGGTTGCAGCATTGTAACCGAATTTAACATTATCGTTCGAAAGCACCTGCCAATGAATAAAGACATCTCTTCAAGCATTTGACTTGAAAGCTAATGGTGAAAAAGTGAGGAAGTAGTTATCTGTGGTTATTACCTTCTCGCTAACTACGCTTCCATTAACACCAGCATTCTTGGCGATCAGTTTTAGGGGATAACTCAGTGCTCTTTTAACAATATCAGCTCCAACCTGAAGTAAAGCAATCATCAGCAAAAGTTAGAAAAACCAAAGGTTCAGGAGTGAAAAAACTGAATGCTTGATTAATTTACCTTTTCTTCATCATTGTCAAGAGTGGCCTTAATGGCATCGACCTTGGAAGCAAGACGAAGCAGAGTGCaaccaccaccaacaacaatACCTTCCTCGACAGCGGCCTGAAGAATCAAAAACCTGATTAGTTATAGTTCACGAGTATGCAAATAACACACTTCTAAAGcctcagaaaaacaaaatcacctTTGTTGCATTAAGAGCATCTTCAactctcaacttcttctctttgaGTTCTGTCTCAGTTTGTGCTCCAACCTTTAACCAAATACATAACGAGCTTAACTTAATATCTCTGGAACAAATCTTAATCAGACAAAGGAAACCAATGGGTTTGTAAATTACCTGAATCACAGCAACTCCACCAGAGAGCTTT
Coding sequences within:
- the LOC104742986 gene encoding uncharacterized protein LOC104742986 isoform X2 translates to MSLAPSSYPSLYSSPSLPRTQQTKQNPSLITQSSFISAKSLFLSSNSTSLCNTHVAKRRNLALKASETESTAKTEAGDGGEGEGEEEKYETYEIEVEQPYGLKFRKGRDGGTYIDAILPGGSADKTGKFTVGDRVIATSAVFGTEIWPAAEYGRTMYTIRQRIGPLLMQMEKRNGKVDDSGELTEKEIIRAERNAGYISSRLREIQMQNYLRKKELKAQREKDLREGLQFSKNGKYEEALERFESVLGSKPTPEESSVASYNVACCYSKLNQVQAGLSALEEALKSGYEDFKRIRTDPDLENVRKSKDFDPLLKQFDESFINESAINAIKSLFGFNKK
- the LOC104742986 gene encoding uncharacterized protein LOC104742986 isoform X1, with protein sequence MSLAPSSYPSLYSSPSLPRTQQTKQNPSLITHSSFISAKSLFLSNNSTSLCNTHVVKRRNLALKASETESTAKTEAGDGGEGEGEGEEEKYETYEIEVEQPYGLKFRKGRDGGTYIDAILPGGSADKTGKFTVGDRVIATSAVFGTEIWPAAEYGRTMYTIRQRIGPLLMQMEKRNGKVDDSGELTEKEIIRAERNAGYISSRLREIQMQNYLRKKELKAQREKDLREGLQFSKNGKYEEALERFESVLGSKPTPEESSVASYNVACCYSKLNQVQAGLSALEEALKSGYEDFKRIRTDPDLENVRKSKDFDPLLKQFDESFINESAINAIKSLFGFNKK